The proteins below come from a single Fusobacterium nucleatum genomic window:
- the mutL gene encoding DNA mismatch repair endonuclease MutL, whose translation MNRIRILDESVSNAIAAGEVVENPTSMIKELIENSLDAGSKEIKLEVWNGGLDISISDSGCGMSKEDLLLSVERHATSKIFTKDDLFNIRTYGFRGEALSSIASVSKMILSSRTEDMKNGTQMNVLGGKVTNLKDIQRNVGTQIEIKDLFYNTPARKKFLRKENTEYLNIKDIFLKEALANPNVKFILNIEGKESIKTSGNGIENAILEIFGKNYLKNFSKFSLGYLGNANLFKANRDSIFVFINGRSVKSKIVEEAVIAAYHTKLMKGKYPTALIFLEVKPSEIDVNVHPSKKVVKFANQNAIFDLVKGEIENFFTDDEDFISPYIEAENEVEENTKNNFLDINDFSQLSVVKKEDYSKKDYKDIEIEKEKTFGSAAITTESDINPNEIKEDSKNIENFDNSVKNSSSIDKNKIEINDDIVGKSENNKYIFNQEDVSRGKIFDDFSSLKNIDFKVIGQVFDTFILVERNGLLEIYDQHIIHERILYEKLKQEYYSHSMSKQNLLVPIRFELDPREKQLALENTEIFSSFGFDIDDFDKNEILLRSIPTMNLRDSYENIFREILDNISKNKDKDIRENIIISMSCKGAIKANHKLTLEEMYSMVAKLHEVGEYTCPHGRPIIVKMSLLDLEKLFKRK comes from the coding sequence ATGAACCGTATTAGAATTTTAGATGAAAGTGTTTCTAATGCAATAGCAGCTGGAGAAGTTGTAGAAAATCCTACTAGTATGATTAAGGAATTGATAGAAAATTCGTTAGATGCAGGAAGTAAAGAAATTAAATTAGAAGTTTGGAATGGAGGGCTTGATATTTCCATAAGTGATAGTGGTTGTGGAATGTCAAAAGAAGATTTACTACTTTCTGTTGAAAGACATGCTACAAGTAAAATTTTTACAAAAGATGATTTATTTAATATTAGAACTTATGGTTTTAGAGGTGAAGCATTATCTTCAATAGCTTCTGTTTCTAAAATGATTTTATCATCAAGAACAGAAGATATGAAAAATGGAACTCAAATGAATGTTTTAGGTGGAAAGGTTACCAATCTAAAAGATATTCAAAGAAATGTTGGGACACAAATAGAAATAAAAGATTTATTCTATAATACACCTGCAAGAAAAAAATTTTTAAGAAAAGAAAACACTGAATATTTGAACATAAAGGATATATTTTTGAAAGAGGCACTGGCTAATCCTAATGTTAAATTTATTTTAAATATAGAGGGAAAAGAAAGTATAAAAACAAGTGGAAATGGAATAGAAAATGCTATACTTGAAATATTTGGAAAAAATTATTTAAAAAATTTTTCTAAGTTTTCACTAGGATATTTAGGAAATGCTAATTTATTTAAAGCAAACAGAGATTCTATATTTGTTTTTATCAATGGGCGTTCTGTAAAATCAAAAATAGTTGAAGAAGCAGTAATAGCCGCTTACCATACAAAACTTATGAAAGGTAAGTATCCAACAGCTTTGATATTTTTAGAAGTTAAACCAAGTGAAATTGATGTTAATGTTCACCCCTCAAAAAAAGTTGTAAAATTTGCTAATCAGAATGCTATATTTGATTTAGTAAAAGGAGAGATTGAAAACTTTTTTACAGATGATGAAGATTTTATTTCTCCATATATTGAGGCAGAAAATGAAGTTGAAGAAAATACTAAAAATAATTTTTTAGATATAAATGATTTTTCTCAATTATCAGTAGTTAAAAAAGAAGATTATTCTAAAAAAGATTATAAAGATATTGAAATTGAAAAAGAAAAAACTTTTGGTAGTGCTGCAATCACTACTGAAAGTGATATTAATCCAAATGAAATTAAAGAAGATAGTAAAAATATTGAAAATTTTGATAATTCAGTAAAAAATTCAAGTTCAATAGATAAAAATAAAATTGAGATTAATGATGACATTGTAGGGAAGTCTGAAAATAATAAGTATATTTTTAATCAAGAAGATGTTAGTAGAGGAAAAATATTTGATGACTTTTCAAGTTTAAAAAATATTGATTTTAAAGTTATAGGACAAGTATTTGATACTTTTATTTTGGTTGAAAGAAATGGTTTACTTGAAATTTATGACCAACATATAATACATGAAAGAATATTATATGAAAAATTAAAACAGGAATATTACAGTCATTCTATGTCTAAGCAAAATCTATTAGTACCAATAAGATTTGAGTTAGATCCAAGAGAAAAACAGTTAGCCTTAGAAAACACAGAAATATTTTCAAGTTTTGGTTTTGATATAGATGATTTTGATAAAAATGAAATTTTGTTGAGAAGCATACCAACTATGAATTTAAGGGATAGTTATGAAAATATTTTTAGAGAGATATTGGATAATATTTCTAAAAATAAAGATAAAGATATTAGAGAAAATATAATAATTTCAATGTCTTGTAAGGGTGCAATAAAAGCTAACCATAAATTGACTTTGGAAGAGATGTACTCTATGGTTGCTAAACTTCATGAAGTTGGGGAGTACACTTGTCCTCATGGTAGACCAATTATAGTAAAGATGTCATTACTTGATTTAGAAAAACTTTTTAAGAGAAAATAA
- a CDS encoding 23S rRNA (pseudouridine(1915)-N(3))-methyltransferase RlmH encodes MNINIICVGKIKDKYINDGIAEFSKRMTNFVILNIIELKEYNKEDSINISIEKESLEILKQISKFNSYNILLDLDGKEITSENMSKYIDDLKNKGISSINFIIGGSNGVNKEVKNSVDMKLKFSYFTFPHQLMRLILLEQIYRWFAISNNIKYHK; translated from the coding sequence TTGAATATAAATATTATTTGTGTAGGAAAGATAAAAGATAAATATATAAATGATGGCATTGCAGAATTTTCTAAAAGGATGACAAATTTTGTCATCCTTAATATCATAGAATTAAAAGAATATAACAAAGAAGACAGTATAAATATTTCTATTGAAAAGGAAAGTTTGGAAATATTAAAACAAATTTCAAAGTTTAATTCGTATAATATTCTTTTAGATTTAGATGGAAAAGAAATTACTTCTGAAAATATGTCTAAATATATTGATGATTTAAAAAATAAGGGAATAAGTAGTATAAATTTCATCATAGGAGGCTCAAATGGAGTTAATAAAGAAGTAAAAAATTCTGTTGATATGAAATTGAAGTTTTCATATTTTACATTTCCTCATCAACTTATGAGGCTTATTCTTTTAGAGCAAATATACAGATGGTTTGCAATATCTAATAATATAAAATATCATAAATAA
- a CDS encoding YadA-like family protein, producing the protein MKKSVSLKLIVFSFLLVGNTSAFSVPEIKEGSKTDSIIAGIDNIASEKWSSAFGHTNTASGEFSSAFGFWNKASREFSSAFGAYNIASEYASSAFGDGNTASGRESSAFGHLNLASGKNSLAFGNQYEVTGETSGAFGVGEHKGNGVYNYINEGNNSYMIGNFNKIASGSNDNFILGNKVSIGTGVQNSVVLGNGSASGGSNTVSVGSSSNKRKIVNVADGTDDSDAATLGQVKNLIASGGSPDLTNDVNKLKTDMTNVKNDVSGLKTDMTNVKNDVSGLKTDITNVKNDVSGLKTDMNNVKGRVGTLENDVSDLKAGMSNVKGKITNVEGKVNTLEGKVGNLETNIAGKADVDASNLTDANVAKWRNKLKIADGAVNSATGTGSTGLGVDNTVTGNYSTAVGYKNKVTGNKSGAFGDPNLVTGNGSYAFGNDNTIKGDNNFVFGNNVTIESTIQNSVALGNNSTVSSSNEVSVGSATLQRKITNVADGEVSATSTDAVTGRQLYKAMQNSTNIENLRNEVYEKIDNVKDEVRDVGSLSAALAGLHPIQYDPKAPAQVMAALGHYKNKQSVAVGLSYYFNDRFMMSAGVALSGEKKTKSMANVGFTVKLGKGSGVAYDETPQYVVQNEVKRLTVENQDLKTKLNNQENKIEVQDNKIKEQDEKIKNLEEKLNRLLKTK; encoded by the coding sequence ATGAAAAAATCTGTTAGTTTAAAATTGATTGTTTTTAGTTTTCTTTTAGTTGGTAATACTAGTGCTTTTTCTGTACCAGAGATTAAAGAAGGAAGTAAAACTGATAGTATAATTGCAGGAATTGATAATATAGCCAGTGAAAAATGGAGTTCTGCTTTTGGACATACTAATACAGCCAGTGGAGAGTTTAGTTCTGCTTTTGGATTTTGGAATAAAGCCAGTAGAGAGTTTAGTTCTGCTTTCGGAGCATATAATATAGCCAGTGAATATGCGAGTTCTGCTTTTGGAGATGGAAATACAGCCAGTGGAAGGGAGAGTTCTGCTTTTGGACATCTAAATCTAGCTAGTGGAAAAAATAGTTTAGCTTTTGGAAATCAATATGAAGTTACTGGTGAAACTTCTGGTGCTTTTGGGGTTGGAGAGCATAAGGGAAATGGCGTTTATAACTATATAAATGAAGGTAATAATTCATATATGATAGGTAATTTTAATAAAATTGCCAGTGGCTCTAATGATAACTTTATTCTAGGTAATAAAGTTTCTATTGGTACTGGGGTTCAAAATTCTGTTGTTTTAGGTAATGGTTCTGCTTCAGGTGGTTCTAATACTGTTTCTGTTGGTTCTTCTTCTAATAAAAGAAAGATAGTTAATGTAGCTGATGGTACTGATGATAGTGATGCGGCTACTCTTGGGCAAGTTAAAAATTTAATTGCCAGTGGTGGTAGTCCTGATTTAACAAATGATGTTAATAAGTTAAAAACTGATATGACTAATGTTAAGAATGATGTTAGTGGTTTAAAAACTGATATGACTAATGTTAAAAATGATGTTAGTGGTTTAAAAACTGATATAACTAATGTTAAAAATGATGTCAGTGGTTTAAAAACTGATATGAACAATGTTAAGGGTAGAGTTGGCACTCTTGAAAATGATGTCAGTGATTTAAAAGCTGGTATGAGTAATGTTAAAGGTAAAATTACTAATGTTGAGGGTAAGGTCAATACTCTTGAAGGTAAAGTTGGTAATCTTGAAACTAATATAGCTGGAAAAGCTGATGTAGATGCTAGCAATTTAACAGATGCTAATGTTGCTAAATGGAGAAATAAACTTAAAATTGCTGATGGTGCTGTTAACTCAGCTACTGGTACTGGAAGTACAGGATTAGGTGTTGATAATACTGTTACTGGCAACTATTCTACTGCTGTTGGTTATAAAAATAAAGTTACTGGTAATAAATCAGGTGCTTTTGGAGACCCTAATCTTGTTACTGGTAATGGTTCTTATGCCTTTGGTAATGATAATACTATAAAAGGAGATAACAACTTTGTTTTTGGTAATAATGTTACTATTGAGTCTACTATTCAAAATTCAGTAGCATTAGGTAATAATTCAACTGTTTCTTCTTCTAATGAAGTTTCTGTTGGTTCTGCAACTCTTCAAAGAAAAATAACTAATGTAGCTGATGGAGAAGTTTCTGCTACATCTACTGATGCTGTTACTGGTAGACAGTTATATAAGGCTATGCAAAATTCTACTAATATTGAAAATTTAAGAAATGAAGTATATGAAAAAATTGATAATGTTAAAGATGAAGTAAGAGATGTGGGTTCTTTAAGTGCAGCTCTTGCTGGATTACATCCTATACAATATGACCCAAAAGCTCCTGCACAAGTTATGGCTGCATTGGGACATTATAAAAACAAACAATCAGTAGCTGTTGGATTAAGTTATTATTTCAATGATAGATTTATGATGAGTGCTGGTGTTGCTCTTTCAGGAGAAAAGAAAACTAAATCTATGGCTAATGTAGGATTTACTGTAAAACTTGGTAAGGGTAGTGGAGTTGCTTATGATGAAACTCCTCAATATGTTGTTCAAAATGAAGTTAAGAGATTAACAGTTGAAAATCAAGATTTAAAAACTAAACTTAATAATCAAGAAAATAAAATAGAAGTTCAAGATAACAAAATAAAAGAACAAGATGAAAAGATTAAGAATTTAGAAGAAAAATTAAATAGATTATTGAAAACTAAATAG
- the lysS gene encoding lysine--tRNA ligase gives MEKYFDRLEKEPLIAERWKKIEELESYGIKPFGKKYDKQIMIGDILKHNPEENLKFKTAGRIMSLRGKGKVYFAHIEDQSGKIQIYMKKDELGEEQFDHIVKMLNVGDIIGVEGELFITHTEELTLRVKSIALLTKNVRSLPEKYHGLTDVEIRYRKRYVDLIMNPEVRDTFIKRTKIIKAIRKYLDDRGFLEVETPIMHPILGGAAAKPFITHHNALNIDLYLRIAPELYLKKLIVGGFERVYDLNRNFRNEGISTRHNPEFTMVELYQAHADFHDMMDLCEGIISSVCQEVNGTTDIEYDGVKLSLKNFARVHMVDMIKEVTGVDFWKEMTFEEAKQIAKEHHIEVADHMNSVGHIINEFFEQKCEEKVIQPTFVYGHPVEISPLAKRNEDNPNFTDRFELFINKREYANAFTELNDPADQRGRFEAQVEEAMHGNEEATPEIDESFVEALEYGLPPTGGLGIGIDRLVMLLTGAPSIRDVILFPQMKPRD, from the coding sequence ATGGAGAAATATTTTGACAGATTAGAGAAAGAACCTCTAATTGCTGAAAGATGGAAAAAAATTGAAGAGTTGGAAAGCTATGGTATAAAACCATTTGGCAAAAAATATGATAAACAAATAATGATAGGTGATATTTTAAAACATAATCCAGAAGAAAATTTAAAGTTTAAAACAGCTGGAAGAATAATGTCTTTAAGAGGAAAAGGAAAAGTATATTTTGCTCATATAGAAGACCAATCTGGAAAAATCCAAATTTATATGAAAAAAGATGAATTGGGAGAAGAACAATTTGACCATATTGTCAAGATGTTAAATGTTGGTGATATAATTGGAGTTGAAGGAGAATTATTTATAACTCATACAGAAGAATTGACTTTAAGGGTTAAAAGTATTGCTCTTTTAACAAAAAATGTAAGGTCTCTTCCTGAAAAATATCATGGACTTACTGATGTTGAAATTAGATATAGAAAAAGATATGTTGATTTAATAATGAACCCAGAAGTTAGGGATACTTTCATTAAAAGAACTAAAATAATAAAAGCTATAAGGAAATATTTAGATGATAGAGGATTTTTAGAAGTAGAAACTCCTATAATGCACCCAATTTTAGGAGGAGCTGCTGCAAAACCTTTTATAACTCACCATAATGCTCTAAATATTGATTTATATCTAAGAATTGCACCTGAATTATATTTAAAAAAATTAATAGTTGGTGGCTTTGAAAGAGTATATGACTTAAATAGAAATTTTAGAAATGAAGGAATATCTACAAGACATAATCCTGAATTTACTATGGTTGAATTATACCAAGCCCATGCAGATTTTCATGATATGATGGATTTATGTGAAGGGATAATTTCATCTGTATGTCAAGAAGTCAATGGAACAACTGATATTGAATATGATGGAGTTAAATTATCACTTAAAAATTTTGCAAGAGTACATATGGTTGATATGATAAAAGAAGTTACAGGGGTTGATTTCTGGAAAGAAATGACTTTTGAAGAAGCTAAACAAATAGCTAAAGAACATCATATTGAGGTTGCAGATCATATGAATAGTGTTGGACATATTATAAATGAATTCTTTGAACAAAAATGTGAAGAAAAAGTTATACAACCAACATTTGTATATGGGCATCCTGTTGAAATATCTCCACTTGCAAAAAGAAATGAAGATAATCCAAATTTTACAGATAGATTTGAATTATTTATTAATAAAAGAGAATATGCAAATGCTTTCACTGAATTAAATGACCCAGCAGACCAAAGAGGAAGATTTGAAGCACAAGTTGAAGAAGCAATGCATGGAAATGAGGAAGCAACACCTGAAATAGATGAAAGTTTTGTAGAAGCTCTTGAATATGGTTTACCACCTACTGGAGGACTAGGAATAGGTATAGATAGACTTGTAATGTTACTTACAGGAGCACCATCTATAAGAGATGTAATTCTTTTCCCACAAATGAAACCAAGAGATTAA
- a CDS encoding LrgB family protein: MKTAIVGNLFFGLIISYFAFEIGKWIFKKTQTPIFNPFLIGTSIVIFILKFFDISTDDYYKGAGMILFLLGPATVSLAIPLYKKWDLFKKFFVPVMTGAVVGSFVGIISVIILGKLFGMEDQLIFSLMPKSITTPFGIEISSMLGGIPAITVVSIMLTGITGNVTAPLISKIFRVKHSVAVGIGIGVSSHAVGTSKAMELGEVEGSMSALSIVFAGLLTLVWAPLLKFLV; this comes from the coding sequence GTGAAAACAGCAATAGTAGGGAATTTATTTTTTGGTTTAATTATAAGTTATTTTGCATTTGAGATTGGTAAATGGATTTTTAAAAAGACTCAAACTCCTATATTTAACCCATTTTTAATAGGAACAAGTATAGTAATTTTTATATTGAAATTTTTTGATATTTCAACTGATGATTATTATAAAGGTGCAGGAATGATACTATTTTTATTAGGTCCAGCAACAGTTTCTTTGGCAATACCACTATATAAAAAATGGGATTTATTTAAAAAATTTTTTGTGCCAGTTATGACAGGTGCTGTTGTAGGCTCATTTGTAGGAATAATATCAGTTATTATTTTAGGAAAATTATTTGGTATGGAAGATCAATTAATTTTTTCACTTATGCCTAAATCTATAACTACACCTTTTGGAATAGAAATTAGCTCAATGCTTGGAGGAATACCAGCTATAACAGTTGTTAGTATTATGTTGACTGGGATAACAGGAAATGTAACAGCTCCACTTATAAGTAAAATTTTTAGAGTAAAACATTCAGTTGCAGTAGGAATTGGAATAGGAGTTTCAAGTCATGCTGTTGGAACATCAAAGGCAATGGAATTAGGAGAAGTAGAAGGCTCAATGAGTGCATTGTCAATAGTGTTTGCAGGTTTACTTACTCTTGTTTGGGCACCACTTTTAAAATTTTTAGTATAA
- a CDS encoding tetratricopeptide repeat protein, producing the protein MLKKLLVALIAIILVGCSNLDFNSRKDNGPVREIGMETEIENNKVEAISKKANNENIKEYLSIVKSNLKGSVKKVEDSVKNDYTVGLGETLIFPLDNERAIKLTASPRNTNTKINLSNGKVSFRSVYQGQYILSTYIDGSLNRKIAIAVIAKYDFSEKEVYDIIMQDSEARSKDLENAVTLYKMMFPVGRYSKEVNYLFLKYAYDTRNSSLMNEALAGVKNEFSSYSDSEKATILKVAKLTNQNIFVPSETYNTSNPELKNALQEYIGNKSSLDKTDKVFIEKTKKELAETANEVMRDKIKAVIDGTISTKVGSSSGSKTESKGESYYDKAMKNLNSNPRVAIENFKKSLSTEKIQDKKPEIYYNIASSYAKLGNKVEVTKYLRLLKQEFPNSEWVKRSEALTK; encoded by the coding sequence ATGTTAAAAAAATTATTAGTGGCATTAATTGCAATAATTTTAGTAGGTTGTTCTAATTTAGACTTTAATAGCCGAAAAGATAATGGTCCAGTTAGAGAAATTGGAATGGAAACTGAAATAGAAAATAACAAAGTGGAGGCCATAAGTAAGAAGGCTAATAATGAAAATATAAAAGAATACCTTTCAATAGTAAAAAGCAATTTAAAAGGTTCTGTAAAAAAAGTGGAAGATAGTGTAAAAAATGATTATACTGTTGGGTTAGGAGAAACTTTAATATTCCCTCTTGATAATGAAAGAGCTATAAAACTCACTGCTTCTCCTAGAAACACAAATACAAAAATTAATCTTTCTAATGGAAAAGTTAGTTTTAGAAGTGTATATCAAGGACAATATATATTATCAACTTATATAGATGGTAGCTTAAATAGAAAAATAGCTATTGCAGTTATAGCAAAATATGATTTTTCTGAAAAAGAAGTTTATGATATAATAATGCAAGATTCAGAAGCTAGAAGCAAAGACTTAGAAAATGCAGTTACTCTTTATAAGATGATGTTTCCAGTAGGAAGATATTCAAAAGAAGTTAATTATTTATTCTTAAAATATGCCTATGATACTAGAAATAGTTCATTGATGAATGAGGCATTAGCAGGTGTAAAAAATGAGTTTTCTTCATATTCAGATAGTGAAAAGGCTACTATACTTAAAGTAGCGAAATTAACTAATCAGAATATTTTTGTTCCATCTGAAACATATAATACAAGTAATCCAGAATTAAAAAATGCTTTACAAGAATATATTGGAAACAAAAGTAGTTTAGATAAAACAGATAAAGTATTTATAGAAAAAACTAAAAAAGAATTAGCAGAAACTGCAAATGAAGTTATGAGAGATAAAATAAAAGCAGTTATAGATGGAACTATATCAACAAAAGTGGGAAGTTCATCAGGTTCAAAGACTGAAAGTAAGGGAGAAAGTTACTATGACAAGGCTATGAAGAACTTAAATTCAAATCCAAGAGTAGCAATAGAAAACTTTAAAAAATCTCTTTCTACTGAAAAAATACAAGACAAAAAGCCAGAAATCTATTATAATATAGCAAGTTCTTATGCTAAACTTGGAAATAAGGTTGAAGTCACAAAATATTTAAGACTTTTAAAGCAAGAATTTCCTAATAGCGAATGGGTAAAAAGAAGTGAAGCACTTACAAAATAA
- a CDS encoding copper homeostasis protein CutC, whose product MIKEACVESFEKALEAQNNGADRIELCENLSVGGTTPSYGTVKICLEKLNIPIFPMIRARGGNFVYSKDEIEIMKEDIKVFKDLGVKGVVLGCLTSDNKIDLELTKTLVNLAYPMEITFHKAIDEISNPLDYIDDLVDIGIKRILTSGGKATALEGKDLINDMIKKSNGRLKIVVAGKVTKENLNELSNLISADEFHGKLIV is encoded by the coding sequence ATGATAAAAGAAGCCTGTGTTGAATCTTTTGAAAAGGCATTAGAAGCACAAAATAATGGTGCAGATAGAATAGAACTTTGTGAAAATTTATCTGTTGGAGGAACAACTCCATCTTATGGAACAGTAAAAATTTGTTTAGAAAAATTAAACATTCCTATTTTTCCTATGATAAGAGCAAGAGGTGGAAATTTTGTTTATTCAAAAGATGAAATAGAAATTATGAAAGAAGATATTAAAGTTTTTAAAGACTTAGGAGTTAAAGGGGTTGTCTTAGGTTGTTTAACTTCTGATAATAAAATAGATTTAGAACTTACAAAAACATTAGTTAATTTAGCTTACCCTATGGAAATAACTTTTCATAAAGCAATAGATGAAATTTCTAATCCTTTAGATTATATTGATGATTTAGTAGATATAGGTATTAAAAGAATTTTGACTTCTGGTGGAAAAGCAACTGCTCTTGAAGGAAAAGATTTAATAAATGATATGATAAAAAAATCTAATGGAAGATTAAAAATTGTTGTTGCAGGAAAAGTAACAAAAGAAAATCTAAATGAATTATCTAATTTAATTTCTGCTGACGAGTTTCATGGAAAGTTAATAGTGTAA
- a CDS encoding AbgT family transporter gives MEKEKKKGIQRFLDFVERGGNKLPHPLTLFWIFCVIIAIISAIAAASGASVTYEGFDKKAGVIQETTLTIKSLLDADGIRYIFSSMIKNFTGFAPLGTVLVALIGIGVAEGSGLMGATMKKVVTATPKRALTAIVVLAGVMSNIASDAGYVVLIPLGAVIFLSFGRHPIAGLAAAFAGVSGGFSANLLLSTTDPLLSGITTEAAKILDPNYFVNPASNYYFMFGSTILIMIIGTFITEKIIEPRLGEYKGEVLVNHNELTAQEKKALRWAGVSVIIFCIIIGILTIPANAILRVDGALKQWTHDGLVPTLMMFFLVPGIVYGKVAGTIKNDKDVAKMMGSSLATMGGYLALAFAASQFVAYFSYTHLGTYVAVKGADFLQSIGLTGLPLIVIFVFVAAFINLFMGSASAKWAIMAPIFVPMLMRLGYTPEFTQLAYRIGDSSTNIITPLMTYFAMIVAFMQKYDKEAGMGTLISVMLPYSICFLIGWTVFLMIWFVTGLPIGVEGAIRMAGM, from the coding sequence ATGGAAAAAGAAAAGAAAAAAGGGATTCAAAGATTTTTGGATTTTGTTGAGAGAGGAGGGAACAAACTACCACATCCATTGACACTATTTTGGATATTTTGTGTTATAATAGCTATTATATCTGCTATTGCTGCTGCATCAGGAGCTTCTGTTACTTATGAAGGTTTTGACAAAAAAGCAGGAGTAATACAAGAAACAACATTGACAATCAAATCACTTTTAGATGCAGATGGTATAAGATATATTTTCTCATCTATGATTAAAAACTTTACTGGATTTGCACCATTAGGAACAGTTTTAGTTGCACTTATTGGTATAGGAGTTGCAGAAGGAAGTGGACTTATGGGAGCAACTATGAAAAAAGTTGTTACTGCTACACCTAAAAGAGCTTTAACAGCAATAGTTGTATTGGCAGGAGTTATGTCTAATATAGCATCTGATGCTGGATATGTTGTTTTAATTCCATTAGGAGCTGTTATATTTTTATCATTTGGTAGACACCCAATAGCAGGGCTTGCTGCTGCATTTGCAGGAGTGTCAGGAGGTTTCTCAGCTAACCTTTTACTTTCTACAACAGATCCATTATTATCTGGAATTACAACAGAAGCTGCTAAAATATTGGATCCTAATTATTTTGTAAATCCAGCTTCTAACTATTATTTTATGTTTGGATCAACTATATTAATAATGATTATAGGTACATTTATAACTGAAAAAATTATTGAACCTAGACTAGGTGAATATAAAGGAGAAGTTTTAGTAAATCATAATGAATTAACAGCACAAGAAAAAAAGGCATTGAGATGGGCAGGAGTTTCAGTTATAATTTTCTGTATTATAATTGGTATTTTAACTATTCCAGCAAATGCTATTTTAAGAGTAGACGGAGCCTTAAAACAATGGACTCACGATGGACTTGTACCTACTTTAATGATGTTCTTCTTAGTGCCTGGTATAGTATATGGAAAAGTTGCAGGAACTATAAAAAATGATAAAGATGTTGCTAAAATGATGGGATCATCTCTTGCAACTATGGGAGGATATTTAGCACTTGCATTTGCAGCTTCTCAATTTGTTGCTTACTTCTCTTATACACATTTAGGAACTTATGTAGCTGTAAAAGGTGCTGACTTCTTACAAAGTATAGGATTAACAGGACTACCTCTAATAGTTATATTTGTTTTTGTTGCTGCATTTATAAATTTATTTATGGGATCTGCATCAGCAAAATGGGCTATAATGGCTCCAATATTTGTACCTATGTTAATGAGATTAGGATATACTCCTGAATTTACTCAATTAGCATACAGAATTGGAGATTCTTCAACTAATATTATAACACCACTTATGACTTACTTTGCAATGATAGTTGCCTTTATGCAAAAATATGATAAAGAAGCTGGTATGGGAACTCTAATTTCTGTAATGCTTCCTTACTCAATATGTTTCTTAATTGGTTGGACAGTATTCTTAATGATTTGGTTTGTAACTGGTTTACCAATAGGAGTAGAAGGAGCTATCCGTATGGCAGGTATGTAA
- a CDS encoding CidA/LrgA family protein, with protein sequence MIGEFMLILVINYVGILISTVLHFPLPGTITALLLLFLLLKFRVLKLEKIENAGNFLLLNMTLFFMPPTVKIIDSYDLLEKDLVKIIIIIVVSTFLTMGITGKVVQMMIDYKEKKELK encoded by the coding sequence ATGATTGGAGAGTTTATGTTAATTCTTGTAATTAACTATGTAGGTATTCTTATTTCAACTGTTTTACATTTTCCTTTGCCGGGAACAATAACAGCTTTATTATTACTATTTTTACTATTAAAATTTAGAGTTTTAAAATTAGAAAAAATTGAAAATGCAGGAAATTTTCTTTTGCTTAATATGACATTATTTTTTATGCCACCTACTGTTAAAATTATAGATTCCTATGATTTATTAGAAAAAGATTTAGTGAAAATTATAATAATTATAGTTGTTTCCACATTTTTAACTATGGGAATTACAGGTAAAGTTGTTCAAATGATGATAGATTATAAAGAAAAGAAGGAGCTAAAATAG